Proteins encoded by one window of Lates calcarifer isolate ASB-BC8 linkage group LG7_1, TLL_Latcal_v3, whole genome shotgun sequence:
- the esr1 gene encoding estrogen receptor: MCKRQSPAQNRQPCGPALRSRISPAFSELETLSPPRLSPPPRAPLGDMYPEESRGSGGVATVDFLEGTYDYAAPTPAPTPLYSHSTTGYYAPLDAHGPPSDGSLQSLGSGPTSPLVFVPSSPRLSPFMHPPSHHYLESTSTPIYRSSQQPVSREDHCGTSDESYSVGESGAGARAGGFEMVKETRFCAVCSDYASGYHYGVWSCEGCKAFFKRSIQGHNDYMCPATNQCTIDRNRRKSCQACRLRKCYEVGMMKGGVRKDRGRVLRRDRRRTGTNDKDKASKDLEHRAAPLHDGRKHGSSSSTGGGGGKSSVAGMSPDQVLLLLQGAEPPMLCSRQKLSRPYTEVTMMSLLTNMADKELVHMIAWAKKLPGFLQLSLHDQVQLLESSWLEVLMIGLIWRSIHCPGKLIFAQDLILDRNEGDCVEGMAEIFDMLLATTSRFRMLRLKPEEFVCLKAIILLNSGAFSFCTSTMEPLHDGVAVQDMLDTITDALIHHISQSGCSVQQQSRRQAQLLLLLSHIRHMSNKGMEHLYSMKCKNKVPLYDLLLEMLDAHRLHRPVNPAQSRFQADREPSTTTITSSRGSSSAGSSSGVPGSHESLSRAPTGPDVLQYGAPRADCTHI; the protein is encoded by the exons ATGTGTAAGAG GCAGAGCCCAGCACAGAACAGGCAGCCTTGTGGACCAGCACTCAGATCCAGGATCAGCCCGGCCTTCTCAGAGCTGGAGACCCTCTCCCCGCCACGTCTCTCGCCTCCACCGCGTGCCCCCCTCGGTGACATGTACCCCGAAGAGAGCCGGGGTTCTGGAGGGGTAGCCACTGTGGACTTCCTGGAAGGGACGTACGACTATGCCGCACCCACCCCTGCCCCGACTCCTCTCTACAGCCACTCCACCACTGGCTACTATGCTCCTCTGGATGCCCACGGACCACCCTCTGATGGCAGTCTTCAGTCCCTAGGCAGCGGGCCTACCAGTCCTCTAGTGTTTGTGCCCTCCAGCCCCCGACTCAGCCCCTTTATGCACCCGCCCAGCCACCACTATCTGGAAAGCACTTCAACACCCATCTACAG GTCTAGTCAGCAACCAGTATCCAGAGAGGACCACTGTGGCACCAGTGACGAGTCGTACAGTGTGGGGGAGTCAGGTGCTGGAGCCAGGGCCGGGGGGTTTGAGATGGTTAAAGAGACACGTTTCTGTGCCGTGTGCAGTGACTATGCCTCTGGGTACCACTACGGGGTGTGGTCCTGTGAGGGCTGTAAGGCCTTCTTCAAGAGGAGCATCCAGG gTCACAATGACTATATGTGCCCAGCAACCAATCAGTGTACTATTGACAGGAATCGGAGGAAGAGCTGCCAGGCTTGCCGTCTTAGGAAGTGTTATGAAGTGGGCATGATGAAAGGAG GTGTGCGTAAGGACCGTGGCCGTGTTTTGCGGCGTGACAGGCGACGGACTGGTACTAATGACAAGGATAAGGCCTCTAAGGACCTGGAGCACAGAGCAGCACCCCTCCATGATGGGAGGaaacatggcagcagcagcagtactggaggaggaggaggaaaatcaTCGGTCGCTGGCATGTCACCTGATCAG gtgctcctcctgctccagggTGCTGAGCCCCCAATGCTTTGCTCCCGTCAGAAGCTGAGCCGACCCTACACTGAGGTCACCATGATGTCCCTGCTCACCAACATGGCTGACAAGGAGCTGGTCCACATGATCGCCTGGGCCAAGAAGCTTCCAG gTTTCCTTCAGCTGTCCCTCCATGACCAGGTGCAGCTGCTGGAGAGCTCGTGGTTGGAGGTGCTGATGATTGGGCTCATCTGGAGGTCCATCCACTGCCCTGGCAAACTCATCTTCGCACAGGACCTCATACTGGACAG GAATGAAGGCGACTGCGTCGAGGGCATGGCTGAGATCTTCGACATGCTACTGGCTACTACTTCCCGCTTCCGCATGCTCAGACTCAAACCTGAGGAGTTTGTCTGTCTTAAAGCCATCATCTTGCTCAACTCTG gtgctttctctttctgcacCAGCACAATGGAGCCACTACATGATGGCGTGGCTGTACAGGACATGCTGGACACCATCACGGACGCTCTCATACATCacatcagccaatcaggatgCTCAGTTCAGCAGCAGTCGAGACGGCAGGcccagctgctcctcctgctctcccaCATCAGGCACATGAG CAACAAAGGCATGGAGCACCTCTACAGCATGAAGTGCAAGAACAAAGTGCCTCTGTACGACCTGCTCCTGGAGATGCTGGATGCTCACCGCCTCCACCGCCCTGTGAATCCAGCTCAGTCCCGGttccaggctgacagagagccctccaccaccaccatcaccagcagcagaggcTCCTCTTCAGCCGGCTCTAGTTCTGGAGTCCCAGGCAGCCACGAGAGCCTGAGCAGAGCCCCGACAGGACCAGATGTCCTGCAGTATGGAGCGCCCCGTGCCGACTGCACCCACATCTAA